One Dermacentor silvarum isolate Dsil-2018 chromosome 10, BIME_Dsil_1.4, whole genome shotgun sequence genomic window carries:
- the LOC125940505 gene encoding uncharacterized protein LOC125940505, translating to MFKMAKFRICRCVTCACVLAMCRHSAGIFVLNVFHFVYKTLHAMASKKWCVQVHVCACLDTESLPSTVALSSAVLAQRYPLNGCSTVYVLVTCSRDLLAVATLRTIASNGKEQPAVPALFVHEDDERVPLTPCVVYSGHNLEQAEFLHLCVDKERLFMVKNAEEGVIAIMSAFFVLNVVYRPKYFNTSAVLERLCFGLNVIMPSGCYKVCEQSCAGNATPRFMYVTIRMLA from the exons atgttcaaaatggcgaagttccgaatttgtcgctgtgtgacgtgcgcgtgtgtgctcgcgatgtgccgtcatagcgcggggatatttgtgctgaatgtgtttcacttcgtctacaaaactctgcacgcaatggcatcgaagaagtggtgtgttcaggtgcacgtatgtgcatgcttggatacggaaagcctgccctcaacggtagcgctgagctcagccgtgttggctcagcgctaccccctcaacggatgttcaacagtctacgtgctcgtaacttgctcacgag acctccttgctgttgcaactctgaggacaattgcttcaaatgggaaggaacaaccagcagtgccagcgctatttgtacatgaggac gacgagagggttccactcaccccctgtgtggtgtattctggccacaacctggaacaggcagagtttctccacctctgtgtcgacaaggagcggctgttcatggtgaaaaatgcggaggaaggggtcatcgcaatcatgagtgcattttttgtattgaacgTAGTATATCGGCCTAAATACTTCAacaccagtgcagtactggaacgattgtgttttggtttgaatgtaataatgccaagtggttgttacaaagtttgtgaacagagttgtgcaggcaatgcgacaccgaggttcatgtacgttaccatacgaatgctagcctga